From one Acidobacteriota bacterium genomic stretch:
- a CDS encoding HAD family hydrolase yields MTRQVLFLDADDTLWENNIYFERAIERFYDLVAPACSDRIAARAEINRQERRVVTEIGYGLATFQLALERAFQTLAPQNWSPTAAAAIADLTAAIASEPIEFLPGALETLAYLAPRHRLFLLTKGDYAEQSRKVALSGITALFEQVHVLAEKNLAAYEARLQSLAVAPASCWMIGNSPKSDINPALAAGMNAVLIPHPHTWVLEHEELNSACAAGCQFLVLHRLPELTNYF; encoded by the coding sequence ATGACCCGGCAGGTACTCTTTCTCGACGCCGACGACACGCTCTGGGAGAACAATATCTACTTCGAGCGGGCGATTGAGCGGTTTTACGACCTGGTCGCCCCGGCCTGCAGCGACCGCATCGCCGCGCGCGCTGAAATCAACCGCCAGGAGCGCCGGGTCGTTACTGAAATTGGCTACGGGCTCGCCACTTTCCAGCTCGCCCTGGAGCGCGCCTTCCAGACGCTTGCCCCGCAAAACTGGAGTCCAACCGCGGCCGCGGCCATTGCCGATTTGACCGCCGCTATCGCCAGTGAGCCCATCGAATTTCTTCCCGGCGCGCTCGAAACGCTCGCCTATCTCGCGCCTCGTCATCGCCTCTTCCTGCTTACGAAAGGCGATTATGCCGAGCAAAGCCGCAAAGTCGCTCTCTCCGGCATCACGGCTCTGTTCGAACAGGTGCACGTGCTCGCCGAAAAAAACCTCGCCGCCTATGAAGCGCGCTTGCAATCTCTCGCCGTAGCGCCCGCCTCCTGCTGGATGATCGGCAACAGCCCCAAATCCGATATCAACCCCGCCCTCGCCGCCGGCATGAACGCCGTCCTCATCCCCCACCCTCACACCTGGGTCCTCGAACACGAAGAACTCAACTCGGCCTGCGCCGCCGGCTGCCAATTCCTGGTCCTCCATCGTCTGCCCGAGCTCACCAACTACTTCTGA
- a CDS encoding DegT/DnrJ/EryC1/StrS family aminotransferase, which translates to MAEFIPPFSLARQATTVGPAVAAAVERVLASGRYVQGPECAAFEAEVAAAELGGPPTAAVTCSSGTDALHLALRAAGVGAGDVVLTTAFSFFATAGAILLAGARPEFVDIDPVSFNLDPEALREALARKRTGRVAAILPVHLYGRVADMPAILALAAKQGIPVVEDAAQALGSSLDGRPAGTWGAAASFSFYPTKNLGAMGEGGLVSASDTEILDRLRLLRAHGSRKRYEHETMGWNGRMHELQAAILRTKLPHLRDWIAARRQVAAQYEAGLRGLKTVTLPERVAGHGFHQYVIRVPERDRVRKALANRQIGTEVYYPIPLHQQPALRAYAPAEPLPESERASREVLALPMYPELSAAEIERVVTALRACCE; encoded by the coding sequence ATGGCCGAGTTTATTCCACCATTTTCTCTGGCACGCCAAGCCACTACAGTCGGCCCCGCCGTAGCGGCGGCCGTGGAACGCGTGCTCGCCTCCGGGCGTTATGTGCAAGGGCCGGAATGCGCGGCCTTCGAGGCCGAGGTGGCCGCGGCGGAGTTGGGTGGGCCGCCGACCGCAGCCGTGACCTGCTCGAGCGGCACCGATGCCCTCCATTTGGCGCTGCGGGCGGCAGGTGTGGGCGCGGGGGACGTGGTGTTGACGACGGCCTTCAGCTTTTTTGCCACCGCGGGCGCGATTCTGCTGGCGGGCGCGCGACCGGAGTTCGTGGACATTGATCCGGTCAGTTTCAATCTCGACCCCGAGGCACTGCGCGAGGCACTGGCAAGGAAGCGGACGGGGCGCGTGGCCGCTATTTTGCCGGTACACCTCTACGGGCGCGTGGCGGACATGCCCGCGATCCTGGCCCTGGCGGCCAAGCAGGGAATTCCGGTAGTCGAGGATGCGGCGCAGGCACTCGGCTCGTCGCTGGATGGACGTCCGGCGGGGACGTGGGGGGCAGCAGCCAGCTTCAGTTTCTACCCCACCAAGAATTTGGGTGCGATGGGCGAGGGCGGGCTGGTGAGCGCAAGCGATACGGAGATTCTCGACCGGCTGCGGCTGTTGCGCGCGCACGGCAGCCGCAAGCGCTACGAGCACGAAACCATGGGCTGGAATGGACGCATGCACGAGCTGCAGGCGGCGATTCTGCGGACGAAGTTGCCGCACTTGCGTGACTGGATCGCGGCACGGCGGCAGGTAGCGGCACAGTATGAAGCCGGCTTACGCGGACTGAAGACAGTGACGCTGCCCGAGCGGGTGGCCGGGCACGGATTTCATCAGTACGTCATCCGCGTGCCCGAACGCGACCGCGTGCGCAAGGCGCTGGCCAACCGCCAGATTGGAACCGAAGTCTATTACCCGATTCCGCTGCACCAGCAGCCGGCGCTGCGGGCGTACGCTCCGGCCGAACCGCTGCCGGAGTCGGAGCGTGCCAGCCGCGAGGTGCTGGCGCTGCCCATGTATCCGGAATTGTCGGCGGCGGAAATCGAGCGCGTGGTCACAGCCTTGCGCGCGTGCTGCGAGTAA
- a CDS encoding PIN domain-containing protein, translating into MRRLVVDASVAIKWIVPEVDADAALELLPNQLVAPDLLLPECANSIWKKHHRGELSSKEAALAVELLLLVEVEIIPSRPLIAAATRIACRLDHPAYDCFYLALAVDSGAAYVTADSRLLKLLARKAPDLSQHVRPLHASGGLT; encoded by the coding sequence ATGAGACGGCTCGTAGTTGACGCCAGCGTCGCCATCAAGTGGATCGTGCCGGAAGTGGATGCGGACGCGGCGCTGGAATTGCTTCCGAACCAACTGGTTGCGCCTGATTTGCTACTTCCGGAGTGCGCGAACTCTATTTGGAAAAAGCACCATCGCGGCGAACTCAGCAGTAAGGAGGCCGCGCTTGCGGTCGAACTTCTGCTCCTCGTGGAAGTTGAGATCATTCCCTCTCGGCCACTGATCGCGGCAGCAACCCGAATCGCCTGTCGCCTGGATCACCCGGCGTACGATTGCTTCTATCTCGCTCTCGCTGTCGACTCCGGTGCTGCCTATGTCACTGCTGATAGCCGCCTCCTGAAGCTGCTGGCGCGCAAAGCGCCCGATCTCAGCCAGCATGTACGTCCGTTGCACGCGTCCGGCGGCTTGACCTAA
- a CDS encoding cation:proton antiporter — MTPVGLQPLLSLFLLFVAAKIGEEVFERLRQPGLIGQIVAGFLIGPGLMHWVQPSATLDFMAEVGVIFLLFETGLKTQPEEMTEHGFVSVGVGFFGVITPLALGWAFAASIGENAVTARFVGTLLVATSIGITAKILTDFGALNTTFGRVILGAAVLDDILGLLALSMLTSFSSTQSHWLNLLLTVVFVALFFVVVLFLRRQAFPHLRPRLGKLRTAAPQWTFALIILLGFSAMSAYIGLAAIIGSFLAGLFVSESEEIAPALRAKAEAVSSFVVPFFLANIGLKLSPSALTRPHDLELIAALTLIAIVTKLFACGIAALPLGRRSALLVGLGMIPRGEVGIVVANESLRIPAIPNAYYSIGIAMAVLTSLIGPLLLRLVLRPERPLAEAEAVKPAAG, encoded by the coding sequence GTGACGCCTGTAGGCTTGCAGCCGCTGCTCAGCCTGTTTCTGCTGTTTGTCGCCGCCAAGATCGGCGAGGAGGTATTCGAGCGTCTGCGGCAGCCGGGGCTGATCGGGCAGATCGTCGCCGGTTTCCTCATTGGCCCGGGACTGATGCACTGGGTGCAGCCGTCGGCAACGCTGGACTTCATGGCGGAAGTGGGCGTCATTTTTCTGCTGTTCGAGACGGGCCTGAAAACGCAGCCGGAAGAGATGACCGAGCACGGCTTCGTCAGCGTGGGCGTGGGGTTTTTTGGCGTGATCACGCCGCTGGCGCTGGGCTGGGCGTTTGCCGCTTCGATTGGCGAGAATGCCGTTACCGCGCGCTTTGTGGGCACGCTGCTGGTGGCCACCAGCATCGGGATTACCGCCAAGATCCTGACGGATTTTGGCGCGCTGAACACGACCTTCGGGCGCGTCATTCTGGGCGCGGCCGTGCTGGACGACATTCTCGGCCTGCTGGCGCTCTCGATGCTCACCAGCTTCAGCAGCACGCAGTCGCACTGGCTGAACCTGCTGCTGACGGTGGTATTCGTGGCGTTGTTTTTCGTGGTGGTGCTGTTTTTGCGGCGGCAGGCGTTTCCGCACCTGCGGCCGCGGCTGGGGAAATTACGCACGGCGGCGCCGCAATGGACGTTTGCGCTCATCATCCTGCTGGGCTTTTCGGCGATGTCAGCCTATATCGGCCTGGCCGCCATCATCGGATCGTTTCTGGCCGGCCTGTTCGTGAGTGAGTCGGAAGAGATTGCGCCGGCGCTGCGCGCCAAGGCGGAAGCGGTGAGCAGCTTTGTGGTGCCGTTCTTTCTGGCTAACATCGGCCTCAAACTCAGTCCGTCGGCGTTGACGCGGCCGCACGATCTGGAGCTGATCGCCGCGCTCACGCTGATCGCCATCGTCACCAAACTGTTCGCCTGCGGCATCGCGGCGCTGCCGCTGGGGCGGCGCTCGGCGCTGCTGGTGGGACTGGGAATGATTCCGCGCGGCGAGGTGGGCATCGTGGTCGCCAACGAGAGCCTGCGGATTCCGGCGATTCCGAATGCGTATTACTCGATCGGCATTGCCATGGCGGTGCTGACCAGCCTGATCGGGCCGCTGTTGCTGCGGCTGGTGCTGCGGCCCGAGCGGCCGCTGGCGGAGGCCGAGGCGGTCAAGCCGGCGGCGGGTTAG
- the menC gene encoding o-succinylbenzoate synthase, with protein MKIEQITLREIRMPLVTFFETSFARMRERRILLVEVRVDGVVGWGECTCGEAPYYNHESTDIAAVVLKEFAIPLVLGKEFATPGEVGQAMERIRGHRMARAAIEDAVWAAQAERESKPLWQLLGGTQREIACGVSIGIKDSVEELLETIAKELAAGYQRVKIKIKPGWDAAVVEQVRERFPGIALTADANSAYTLADAAMLRGLDRFHLMLLEQPLWHDDIRLHAQLQREMTTPLCLDESIHHARDVETAAALGACRIINIKLGRVGGFSSAIAVHDAAQKAGMPVWCGGMLESGVGRAHNIALSTLPNFSLPGDVSASQRYWTEDIIEPEVTVTARGTIAVPDRAGTGYAVRRERVEKLTAWKENFKA; from the coding sequence ATGAAGATCGAACAAATTACACTGCGGGAAATCCGGATGCCGCTGGTCACGTTTTTTGAGACCAGCTTTGCACGCATGCGCGAGCGGCGGATTCTGCTAGTCGAAGTGCGTGTCGATGGCGTCGTGGGCTGGGGCGAGTGCACCTGCGGCGAAGCTCCCTATTACAACCACGAAAGCACCGACATTGCGGCCGTGGTGCTGAAGGAGTTTGCGATTCCGCTGGTGCTGGGCAAGGAGTTCGCCACGCCGGGCGAAGTGGGGCAGGCGATGGAGCGCATCCGGGGACACCGGATGGCGCGGGCGGCGATCGAGGATGCCGTCTGGGCGGCGCAGGCCGAGCGCGAAAGCAAGCCGCTGTGGCAACTACTGGGCGGTACGCAGCGCGAGATTGCCTGCGGGGTTTCGATTGGGATTAAAGACTCGGTGGAAGAGCTGCTGGAAACCATCGCCAAGGAACTCGCGGCCGGTTACCAGCGGGTGAAGATCAAGATCAAGCCGGGCTGGGATGCGGCGGTGGTCGAGCAGGTGCGGGAACGATTTCCCGGCATCGCGCTGACCGCCGACGCCAACTCGGCGTATACGCTGGCCGATGCCGCCATGCTCCGCGGCCTGGACCGGTTTCACCTGATGCTGCTGGAGCAGCCGCTCTGGCACGACGACATCCGGCTGCATGCGCAGTTGCAGCGGGAAATGACGACCCCGCTGTGCCTCGACGAGAGCATTCACCATGCGCGCGACGTGGAGACGGCGGCGGCGCTGGGGGCCTGCCGCATCATCAACATCAAGCTCGGGCGCGTGGGCGGGTTCAGCTCAGCGATCGCGGTACACGACGCCGCGCAGAAGGCCGGAATGCCGGTGTGGTGTGGCGGCATGCTGGAGTCGGGCGTGGGGCGGGCGCACAACATTGCGCTCTCCACGCTGCCGAATTTTTCGCTGCCGGGAGACGTGAGCGCCAGCCAGCGGTACTGGACGGAAGACATTATCGAGCCGGAAGTCACGGTGACGGCGCGAGGAACCATCGCGGTTCCGGACCGCGCGGGAACGGGCTACGCCGTGCGGCGGGAGCGGGTGGAGAAGTTGACCGCCTGGAAAGAGAACTTCAAGGCCTGA
- a CDS encoding 50S ribosomal protein L31 has translation MKDKIHPAYNPVRVVCACGHTFATRSTHKGDIHVEICSQCHPFYTGKQHLVDTAGRVERFRRKYGLKTSA, from the coding sequence ATGAAGGACAAGATCCATCCCGCCTACAACCCGGTGCGCGTCGTCTGCGCCTGCGGCCATACCTTTGCCACCCGCTCGACCCACAAAGGCGACATCCACGTGGAAATCTGCTCCCAGTGCCATCCCTTCTACACCGGCAAGCAGCATCTCGTGGATACGGCCGGCCGCGTCGAACGCTTCCGGCGTAAGTACGGCCTTAAGACTTCGGCGTAA
- a CDS encoding zinc-binding alcohol dehydrogenase family protein yields the protein MQAWILPHPQPIGQHPLQLAEVPEPTPGAGEVLVRVHVCGICRTDLHVVEGELPVRRPNITPGHQVVGEIAVLGSGVSNLRTGQRVGVAWLHHTDGTCPFCRSGRENLCEHAEFTGWTVPGGYAEALLASADFVYPIPDALDDMQAAPLLCAGIIGYRCLRLSGIAADAWPGARLGIYGFGAAGHIAIQIARARGAEVYVCTRDHERHQKLARELGAVWVGDAAAAPPAPLDAALMFAPAGELVPPALRALAPGATLVLGGIHMSPIPALNYDWLYRERVIRSVANNTRADGRDFLAEAHRAGVTSRTRTFPFAQANEALAALKNDAIAGAGVLLAP from the coding sequence GTGCAAGCTTGGATATTGCCACATCCGCAGCCCATCGGCCAACACCCGTTGCAACTCGCCGAGGTGCCGGAGCCCACGCCCGGCGCGGGTGAAGTTCTGGTGCGGGTTCATGTCTGTGGAATCTGCCGCACCGACCTGCATGTCGTCGAGGGCGAGCTGCCCGTTCGCCGTCCCAACATCACACCCGGCCATCAGGTTGTCGGTGAAATTGCGGTTTTGGGTTCGGGCGTCTCGAACCTCCGGACTGGCCAGCGGGTCGGTGTCGCCTGGTTACACCACACCGACGGCACCTGTCCGTTCTGCCGCAGCGGCCGCGAAAATCTCTGCGAACACGCTGAGTTTACGGGCTGGACGGTTCCGGGCGGCTACGCCGAGGCTCTCCTCGCCTCCGCAGATTTCGTCTACCCGATCCCCGACGCCCTGGATGACATGCAAGCCGCCCCGCTCCTTTGCGCCGGCATCATTGGCTACCGTTGCCTGCGTCTCAGCGGCATCGCTGCCGACGCCTGGCCGGGCGCGCGTCTCGGCATTTACGGCTTTGGCGCGGCGGGCCACATTGCCATCCAGATCGCCCGCGCTCGCGGCGCCGAAGTTTACGTCTGCACCCGCGATCACGAGCGCCACCAGAAGCTGGCGCGCGAGCTGGGCGCCGTCTGGGTCGGCGATGCTGCCGCCGCGCCGCCGGCGCCGCTCGACGCCGCCCTCATGTTTGCTCCCGCCGGCGAGCTCGTCCCCCCCGCGCTGCGCGCCCTCGCCCCCGGGGCCACGCTCGTCCTTGGCGGCATTCACATGAGCCCGATTCCCGCCCTCAACTACGACTGGCTGTACCGCGAGCGTGTCATCCGCAGCGTCGCCAACAACACCCGCGCGGACGGCCGTGACTTCCTCGCCGAAGCCCATCGCGCCGGCGTCACCAGCCGCACCCGCACCTTCCCCTTCGCCCAGGCGAACGAAGCTCTTGCGGCCTTGAAAAACGACGCCATCGCCGGCGCCGGCGTGTTACTCGCTCCCTAA
- a CDS encoding ABC transporter permease, protein MPGMINRMIVSNLRRRPMRSLVSVLAVAIEVILILMVVGLVNGMINDQRARVHGIGADIIVYSGSGSIITQLTGNTLPLKMGEVFARVPGVEAVAPVAYMLNQATQTIGGVNLEQFRAVSGGFRFLHGHAFQPDSHEMIVDDLEAASRHYHIGEQVELLGQTFTLTGIFEHGMGSRTFVPLQTLDKLAGSPNRAATFYIKVTPGVPVATVVERLRKLAPAVKVDSLQQYLSLFTANTISPVIDVFQRVIVGIAMAIGFLVIFLSLYTTVLERTREIGILKALGASRSYIVKVILRESELLAIVGIVAGVILAYGLWRFLEYAYPTLSMQMSWPWVIYAAAVSLVSSALGALYPAVKAAGQDAIAALAYE, encoded by the coding sequence ATGCCGGGCATGATTAATCGCATGATTGTCTCGAACCTGCGGCGGCGGCCGATGCGCAGCCTGGTCAGCGTGCTCGCCGTGGCGATCGAGGTGATCCTGATTCTGATGGTGGTGGGGCTGGTGAACGGCATGATCAACGACCAGCGCGCGCGGGTACACGGCATCGGCGCCGACATCATCGTCTACAGCGGCTCCGGATCGATCATCACCCAGCTCACCGGCAACACGCTGCCGCTGAAAATGGGCGAAGTGTTCGCCCGGGTTCCCGGCGTCGAGGCGGTCGCGCCGGTGGCGTACATGCTCAACCAGGCGACGCAGACGATTGGCGGAGTAAACCTGGAGCAGTTCCGGGCGGTGAGCGGCGGCTTCCGGTTTCTGCACGGACACGCCTTCCAGCCCGATAGTCACGAAATGATTGTGGACGATCTGGAAGCCGCGTCGCGGCATTACCACATTGGCGAGCAGGTAGAGCTCCTGGGCCAGACGTTCACGCTGACCGGCATCTTTGAGCACGGCATGGGCTCGCGGACCTTCGTGCCGTTGCAAACCCTGGATAAGCTTGCGGGTTCCCCGAACCGTGCGGCGACGTTTTACATCAAAGTTACGCCGGGCGTGCCGGTGGCAACCGTGGTCGAGCGGTTGCGGAAGCTGGCGCCGGCCGTGAAGGTCGATTCGCTGCAGCAATATCTGTCCCTGTTTACGGCCAATACCATTTCGCCGGTCATCGACGTGTTCCAACGCGTGATTGTAGGCATTGCGATGGCGATCGGCTTCCTGGTGATCTTTCTTTCCCTCTACACCACGGTACTGGAACGCACGCGGGAAATCGGCATTCTGAAGGCGTTGGGGGCCTCGCGCAGCTACATCGTCAAGGTGATTCTGCGGGAAAGCGAGCTGCTGGCCATTGTGGGCATCGTTGCCGGCGTGATTCTCGCCTACGGATTGTGGCGCTTTCTCGAGTATGCCTATCCCACGCTGAGCATGCAGATGTCCTGGCCCTGGGTGATTTACGCGGCGGCGGTTTCCCTCGTCTCCAGCGCGCTGGGGGCGCTGTATCCGGCGGTCAAGGCCGCGGGGCAGGACGCGATTGCTGCCTTGGCGTATGAGTAA
- the glmM gene encoding phosphoglucosamine mutase: MSKRYFGTDGIRGVAGEPPLDAATVYAIGLALGDDLQGGTVVLGEDTRESSPAIAAQLAAGLSARGVEVAHAGVLPTPGVAFLAATGKFRAGVMISASHNPWQDNGIKIFGASGYKLPDEEEAAIEAAIEKYRPLPAAAPERLRTSPELRAAYATSLAERFRDTNFRGLRFVIDCGNGAASSVVGELCARLNIRAEIIAATPDGRNINAGVGALHPQAMTEQVRQSGADAGVALDGDADRAILADAQGGQIDGDCVLWMMAHELHLPHVVGTVMTNLGLELALRRDGIALERTQVGDKYVLERMQQRGVALGGEPSGHVIFANEATTGDGLRTALHCFALMARKRQPLRALCAGWQALPQKIVNVRVDRKQPLEELRGTQAAIHTAEREFNGAGRVLVRYSGTEMLARVMVEAADGGLVERHAQAIALALQHDLRDRNAVSG, from the coding sequence ATGAGTAAGCGCTATTTCGGCACCGACGGCATCCGGGGAGTGGCGGGCGAGCCGCCGCTCGATGCGGCGACCGTGTACGCCATCGGGCTGGCGCTGGGGGATGATTTGCAGGGCGGCACGGTGGTGCTGGGCGAAGATACGCGGGAAAGCAGCCCGGCCATTGCGGCGCAGTTAGCCGCCGGGTTGTCGGCACGCGGCGTCGAAGTAGCCCACGCGGGAGTGCTGCCGACGCCGGGCGTGGCCTTTCTGGCGGCAACGGGGAAATTTCGCGCTGGAGTGATGATCTCGGCGTCGCATAATCCCTGGCAGGACAATGGCATCAAGATCTTTGGCGCGAGCGGCTACAAACTGCCCGACGAGGAAGAAGCGGCCATCGAAGCCGCAATTGAGAAGTATCGGCCTCTGCCCGCGGCCGCACCCGAGCGCTTGCGCACGTCGCCGGAATTGCGCGCCGCCTACGCCACCTCGCTGGCGGAGCGGTTCCGGGACACCAACTTTCGCGGCTTGCGCTTCGTCATCGACTGCGGCAACGGGGCCGCCAGCAGCGTGGTGGGCGAGCTGTGCGCGCGGCTGAACATCCGGGCGGAGATCATCGCGGCCACGCCGGATGGACGCAACATCAACGCCGGGGTGGGCGCGCTCCATCCGCAGGCAATGACCGAACAGGTGCGCCAGAGCGGAGCGGATGCGGGGGTGGCGCTGGATGGCGACGCCGACCGCGCCATCCTCGCGGATGCCCAGGGCGGACAGATCGACGGCGATTGCGTGCTCTGGATGATGGCGCACGAGCTGCACCTGCCGCACGTTGTCGGTACCGTGATGACCAATCTGGGACTGGAGCTGGCGCTGCGGCGCGACGGCATCGCACTGGAGCGGACGCAGGTCGGCGACAAATATGTGTTGGAGCGAATGCAGCAGCGCGGTGTCGCTTTGGGCGGCGAGCCCAGCGGCCATGTGATTTTTGCCAACGAGGCGACCACTGGCGATGGCTTGCGCACCGCGCTCCACTGCTTTGCCTTGATGGCACGGAAGCGGCAACCGCTGCGGGCGCTGTGCGCGGGCTGGCAGGCGCTGCCACAAAAAATCGTGAATGTGCGCGTGGACAGGAAGCAGCCGCTGGAGGAACTGCGCGGTACACAAGCTGCCATTCACACCGCCGAGCGGGAATTCAACGGCGCCGGGCGCGTGCTGGTGCGCTACTCGGGGACGGAAATGCTGGCGCGGGTGATGGTGGAAGCGGCCGATGGCGGTCTGGTCGAGCGGCACGCGCAAGCCATCGCGCTGGCGCTGCAGCACGACTTGCGTGACCGCAATGCGGTGAGCGGCTAG
- a CDS encoding nucleoside triphosphate pyrophosphohydrolase, with translation MWQYPSLHSETPLSAIVTRGSRRLPPRQNRRGKAAKLGKPARPSGTKRRGPGGAGPRAPALPSVSGSLGAAERGPAPVNEARFQRVVEIMRRLRAPNGCPWDREQTFDSIRANTLEEAYEVLEAIGERDWEGLREELGDLLLQVVFYAEMAEEEGKFTIAGVLEELADKLVRRHPHVFGKEKAANADAALARWNAAKAAEGKREDRSALAGIPRALPGLAEAQKMGQRAARQGFDWDNVEGVWRKLDEELAELRTAETRETREEEMGDVLFTAANLARHMGVDPEAALKHANQKFARRYRAMEALAPDARGRTAQQWEELWQRAKRAEAQE, from the coding sequence ATGTGGCAATATCCAAGCTTGCACTCTGAAACGCCCCTCTCAGCCATCGTAACGCGGGGGTCGCGCCGTTTGCCCCCAAGGCAGAACCGGCGCGGCAAGGCCGCGAAACTCGGCAAGCCAGCTCGCCCCAGTGGAACGAAGAGGCGCGGCCCCGGCGGGGCTGGGCCGCGGGCCCCAGCCCTGCCGAGCGTAAGCGGGTCGCTCGGCGCAGCCGAGCGCGGCCCCGCGCCAGTCAATGAAGCCCGCTTCCAGCGCGTCGTCGAGATCATGCGCCGGCTGCGCGCGCCCAACGGCTGCCCCTGGGACCGCGAGCAGACCTTTGACAGCATCCGGGCGAATACGCTGGAGGAAGCCTACGAGGTGCTGGAGGCGATTGGCGAGCGCGACTGGGAAGGCCTCCGCGAAGAGCTCGGGGATTTGCTGCTGCAGGTGGTGTTCTACGCCGAAATGGCCGAGGAGGAAGGCAAGTTCACGATTGCCGGCGTGCTGGAAGAGCTAGCTGACAAGCTGGTGCGGCGGCATCCACACGTGTTCGGGAAAGAGAAAGCGGCCAACGCCGACGCCGCGCTGGCGCGCTGGAATGCAGCCAAGGCGGCGGAAGGCAAGCGCGAAGACCGCTCGGCGCTGGCGGGCATTCCCCGGGCGCTGCCGGGACTGGCAGAAGCGCAAAAGATGGGGCAGCGGGCGGCGCGGCAGGGCTTTGACTGGGACAATGTCGAGGGCGTGTGGCGGAAGCTGGACGAAGAGTTGGCCGAACTGCGGACCGCGGAAACGCGGGAAACGCGGGAAGAAGAAATGGGCGACGTATTGTTTACGGCCGCCAATCTCGCCCGGCACATGGGCGTGGATCCGGAAGCGGCGCTGAAGCACGCCAACCAGAAGTTCGCCCGCCGCTATCGGGCGATGGAAGCGCTGGCGCCGGATGCGCGCGGGCGCACAGCACAACAGTGGGAGGAACTATGGCAACGGGCGAAGCGCGCGGAAGCGCAGGAGTAG
- a CDS encoding GNAT family N-acetyltransferase yields MATGEARGSAGVEPETVIRELETPAEMEACVELQRQAWGFSDLDLIPRRVFVVARKIGGQMLGAWEGEHLVGFSMALPGHRPGQSFWHSHMLAVAASHRNRGLGRRLKLKQRETALAVGIEVLEWTFDPLEIKNCYFNLAVLGAIARRYHPNLYGMTSSKFQADLPSDRLTAEWWLRSARAEAAAKGESLPAAEVSSEVVVPGEIDAWKQQRDERAAATQARVREALTAAFANGQAVVGYRVEAGEGRFLLGAAMQAGVAA; encoded by the coding sequence ATGGCAACGGGCGAAGCGCGCGGAAGCGCAGGAGTAGAACCAGAGACAGTCATCCGGGAGCTGGAAACCCCGGCGGAAATGGAAGCCTGCGTGGAACTGCAGCGCCAGGCCTGGGGGTTCAGCGACCTCGACTTGATCCCGCGACGGGTGTTTGTAGTGGCGCGCAAGATCGGAGGGCAGATGCTGGGGGCGTGGGAAGGCGAGCATCTGGTGGGATTTTCGATGGCGCTGCCCGGCCATCGGCCGGGGCAGTCGTTCTGGCATTCGCACATGCTGGCGGTGGCGGCCTCGCACCGCAACCGGGGACTGGGACGGCGGCTGAAGCTGAAGCAGCGGGAGACGGCGCTGGCGGTGGGCATTGAGGTGCTGGAATGGACCTTTGACCCGCTGGAGATCAAGAACTGTTACTTCAATCTGGCGGTACTGGGGGCGATCGCACGGCGCTATCACCCCAACTTGTATGGCATGACGAGCAGCAAGTTTCAAGCGGACCTGCCCAGCGACCGGTTGACGGCGGAGTGGTGGCTGCGTTCGGCGCGCGCGGAAGCGGCCGCCAAAGGCGAATCCCTGCCGGCGGCCGAAGTCAGCAGCGAAGTGGTGGTCCCCGGCGAGATTGACGCCTGGAAGCAGCAGCGCGACGAGCGCGCCGCAGCGACACAAGCGCGGGTGCGGGAAGCGCTCACGGCCGCCTTCGCCAATGGCCAGGCGGTGGTGGGCTACCGCGTCGAAGCGGGCGAGGGCCGGTTTCTGCTGGGCGCGGCCATGCAGGCGGGAGTAGCCGCATGA